A single Corvus hawaiiensis isolate bCorHaw1 chromosome 24, bCorHaw1.pri.cur, whole genome shotgun sequence DNA region contains:
- the LOC125337760 gene encoding alpha-1,6-mannosyl-glycoprotein 4-beta-N-acetylglucosaminyltransferase-like isoform X4 has product MPVREAAAVPAVGWGPVARPTGVPAGLAGSPRLLGQKVAGGRSSSAGGRQGLGVGLCRARIQNPASPGKLPGPSTPERRGCRPPVELRGLAPDMILQLLQPEGAQRILRDTAKLSALHNVSYQLLAGSPAPRKRFLAVGLASVQRPRGFYLLATLQSLFSQSTEEELQEMVVVVHLADTDPSWNVRVATTIAQKFTRHILLGQLLLIHAPLEFYPTLEGLKRNFNDAEERVRFRSKQNVDYAFLLAFAANLSSYYLMIEDDVWSARSFLTAIRRALASQESSNWATLEFSKLGYIGKLYRSSDLPRLAHFLLLFYQEMPCDWLLVHFRQLLAQKDVIRFKPSLFQHMGLYSSFQGTVNRLEDEDFQADALDLPDNPPASLYTSMSIFENYEPLKAYSSAQGYFWGKDPAAGSTFSIVFQQPARVSRVRVRTGSKERPGDFLRAGLLELGQRRDRSQHCSFYIPVGSFEKGMLEQRGLERVLPGPVECVRIRVTQDQSEWLIIQSIDIWTTAGT; this is encoded by the exons GGCCCGTCCCACGGGGGTTCCCGCCGGCCTGGCCGGTTCCCCGAGGCTCCTGGGGCAGAAGGTCGCCGGTGGACGCTCCTCCTCTGCGGGAGGCAGGCAAGGACTCGGGGTGGGGCTTTGTCGAGCGAGAATCCAGAATCCGGCCAGCCCGGGGAAGTTGCCAGGGCCGAGCACCCCGGAGAGGCGAGGCTGCCGCCCACCC GTGGAGCTCCGGGGCCTGGCCCCCGACAtgatcctgcagctgctgcagccggAGGGAGCCCAGCGCATCCTCAGGGACACAGCCAAGCTCTCTGCACTCCACAACGTCTCCTACCAGCTCCTCGCTGGCTCCCCAGCTCCCCGAAAAA GATTCCTGGCAGTGGGACTGGCATCCGTGCAGAGGCCGCGTGGTTTCTACCTCCTGGCCACGCTCCAGTCCCTCTTCAGCCAGTCCacagaggaggagctgcaggagatggtggtggtggtgcacCTGGCCGACACCGATCCCAGCTGGAACGTGCGCGTTGCCACCACCATTGCCCAGAAGTTCACTCGCCACATCCTCCTGGGCCAGCTCCTGCTCATTCACGCTCCCCTTGAGTTCTACCCCACCCTGGAAGGCCTCAAGAGGAACTTCAATGACGCGGAGGAGCGGGTGAGGTTCCGCTCCAAGCAGAACGTGGACTACGCCTTCCTGCTCGCCTTTGCTGCCAACCTCTCCTCCTACTACTTGATGATCGAGGACGACGTGTGGAGTGCCAGGTCCTTCCTGACGGCCATCCGCAGGGCACTGGCTTCCCAGGAGAGCTCAAACTGGGCCACCCTCGAGTTCTCCAAGCTGGGCTACATCGGAAAGCTCTACCGCTCCAGTGACCTTCCTCGCCTGGctcacttcctcctcctcttctacCAGGAAATGCCCTGTGACTGGCTGCTGGTTCACTTTCGCCAACTGCTCGCCCAGAAGGACGTGATTCGCTTCAAGCCATCCCTCTTCCAGCACATGGGCCTCTACTCCTCCTTCCAGGGCACCGTCAACCGGCTGGAGGACGAGGATTTCCAGGCCGATGCCTTGGACCTCCCGGACAACCCGCCAGCATCCCTGTATACCAGCATGTCTATCTTTGAGAACTATGAGCCCCTCAAGGCCTACAGCTCGGCACAGGGGTACTTTTGGGGCAAAGACCCAGCAGCTGGCAGTACCTTTTCCATCGTGTTCCAGCAGCCGGCCCGAGTGAGCCGTGTCCGGGTGCGCACGGGCTCCAAGGAGCGCCCGGGCGATTTCCTGCgtgcagggctgctggagctgggccagcgCCGGGACCgcagccagcactgctccttCTACATCCCCGTGGGTTCCTTTGAGAAGGGGATGCTGGAGCAGCGGGGCCTGGAGAGGGTCCTGCCCGGGCCCGTGGAGTGTGTGAGGATCCGGGTGACCCAGGACCAGAGCGAGTGGCTCATCATCCAGAGCATCGACATCTGGACCACAGCAGGCACTTGA
- the LOC125337760 gene encoding alpha-1,6-mannosyl-glycoprotein 4-beta-N-acetylglucosaminyltransferase-like isoform X1, translating to MPAEVPQAPCAPKGSSRGWRSSQGICRRQSLARDVRPSWRLQPAGAMRCSLKRSLMALLAASFLLLLLLLHGGSWQEQDPLEVELRGLAPDMILQLLQPEGAQRILRDTAKLSALHNVSYQLLAGSPAPRKRFLAVGLASVQRPRGFYLLATLQSLFSQSTEEELQEMVVVVHLADTDPSWNVRVATTIAQKFTRHILLGQLLLIHAPLEFYPTLEGLKRNFNDAEERVRFRSKQNVDYAFLLAFAANLSSYYLMIEDDVWSARSFLTAIRRALASQESSNWATLEFSKLGYIGKLYRSSDLPRLAHFLLLFYQEMPCDWLLVHFRQLLAQKDVIRFKPSLFQHMGLYSSFQGTVNRLEDEDFQADALDLPDNPPASLYTSMSIFENYEPLKAYSSAQGYFWGKDPAAGSTFSIVFQQPARVSRVRVRTGSKERPGDFLRAGLLELGQRRDRSQHCSFYIPVGSFEKGMLEQRGLERVLPGPVECVRIRVTQDQSEWLIIQSIDIWTTAGT from the exons GCTTCAGCCAGCGGGGGCCATGCGATGCTCCCTGAAACGCTCCCTCATGGCTCTGCTCgctgcctccttcctcctcctcctcctcctcctccatgggGGCAGCTGGCAGGAACAGGATCCCCTGGAG GTGGAGCTCCGGGGCCTGGCCCCCGACAtgatcctgcagctgctgcagccggAGGGAGCCCAGCGCATCCTCAGGGACACAGCCAAGCTCTCTGCACTCCACAACGTCTCCTACCAGCTCCTCGCTGGCTCCCCAGCTCCCCGAAAAA GATTCCTGGCAGTGGGACTGGCATCCGTGCAGAGGCCGCGTGGTTTCTACCTCCTGGCCACGCTCCAGTCCCTCTTCAGCCAGTCCacagaggaggagctgcaggagatggtggtggtggtgcacCTGGCCGACACCGATCCCAGCTGGAACGTGCGCGTTGCCACCACCATTGCCCAGAAGTTCACTCGCCACATCCTCCTGGGCCAGCTCCTGCTCATTCACGCTCCCCTTGAGTTCTACCCCACCCTGGAAGGCCTCAAGAGGAACTTCAATGACGCGGAGGAGCGGGTGAGGTTCCGCTCCAAGCAGAACGTGGACTACGCCTTCCTGCTCGCCTTTGCTGCCAACCTCTCCTCCTACTACTTGATGATCGAGGACGACGTGTGGAGTGCCAGGTCCTTCCTGACGGCCATCCGCAGGGCACTGGCTTCCCAGGAGAGCTCAAACTGGGCCACCCTCGAGTTCTCCAAGCTGGGCTACATCGGAAAGCTCTACCGCTCCAGTGACCTTCCTCGCCTGGctcacttcctcctcctcttctacCAGGAAATGCCCTGTGACTGGCTGCTGGTTCACTTTCGCCAACTGCTCGCCCAGAAGGACGTGATTCGCTTCAAGCCATCCCTCTTCCAGCACATGGGCCTCTACTCCTCCTTCCAGGGCACCGTCAACCGGCTGGAGGACGAGGATTTCCAGGCCGATGCCTTGGACCTCCCGGACAACCCGCCAGCATCCCTGTATACCAGCATGTCTATCTTTGAGAACTATGAGCCCCTCAAGGCCTACAGCTCGGCACAGGGGTACTTTTGGGGCAAAGACCCAGCAGCTGGCAGTACCTTTTCCATCGTGTTCCAGCAGCCGGCCCGAGTGAGCCGTGTCCGGGTGCGCACGGGCTCCAAGGAGCGCCCGGGCGATTTCCTGCgtgcagggctgctggagctgggccagcgCCGGGACCgcagccagcactgctccttCTACATCCCCGTGGGTTCCTTTGAGAAGGGGATGCTGGAGCAGCGGGGCCTGGAGAGGGTCCTGCCCGGGCCCGTGGAGTGTGTGAGGATCCGGGTGACCCAGGACCAGAGCGAGTGGCTCATCATCCAGAGCATCGACATCTGGACCACAGCAGGCACTTGA
- the LOC125337760 gene encoding alpha-1,6-mannosyl-glycoprotein 4-beta-N-acetylglucosaminyltransferase-like isoform X2, producing the protein MRCSLKRSLMALLAASFLLLLLLLHGGSWQEQDPLEVELRGLAPDMILQLLQPEGAQRILRDTAKLSALHNVSYQLLAGSPAPRKRFLAVGLASVQRPRGFYLLATLQSLFSQSTEEELQEMVVVVHLADTDPSWNVRVATTIAQKFTRHILLGQLLLIHAPLEFYPTLEGLKRNFNDAEERVRFRSKQNVDYAFLLAFAANLSSYYLMIEDDVWSARSFLTAIRRALASQESSNWATLEFSKLGYIGKLYRSSDLPRLAHFLLLFYQEMPCDWLLVHFRQLLAQKDVIRFKPSLFQHMGLYSSFQGTVNRLEDEDFQADALDLPDNPPASLYTSMSIFENYEPLKAYSSAQGYFWGKDPAAGSTFSIVFQQPARVSRVRVRTGSKERPGDFLRAGLLELGQRRDRSQHCSFYIPVGSFEKGMLEQRGLERVLPGPVECVRIRVTQDQSEWLIIQSIDIWTTAGT; encoded by the exons ATGCGATGCTCCCTGAAACGCTCCCTCATGGCTCTGCTCgctgcctccttcctcctcctcctcctcctcctccatgggGGCAGCTGGCAGGAACAGGATCCCCTGGAG GTGGAGCTCCGGGGCCTGGCCCCCGACAtgatcctgcagctgctgcagccggAGGGAGCCCAGCGCATCCTCAGGGACACAGCCAAGCTCTCTGCACTCCACAACGTCTCCTACCAGCTCCTCGCTGGCTCCCCAGCTCCCCGAAAAA GATTCCTGGCAGTGGGACTGGCATCCGTGCAGAGGCCGCGTGGTTTCTACCTCCTGGCCACGCTCCAGTCCCTCTTCAGCCAGTCCacagaggaggagctgcaggagatggtggtggtggtgcacCTGGCCGACACCGATCCCAGCTGGAACGTGCGCGTTGCCACCACCATTGCCCAGAAGTTCACTCGCCACATCCTCCTGGGCCAGCTCCTGCTCATTCACGCTCCCCTTGAGTTCTACCCCACCCTGGAAGGCCTCAAGAGGAACTTCAATGACGCGGAGGAGCGGGTGAGGTTCCGCTCCAAGCAGAACGTGGACTACGCCTTCCTGCTCGCCTTTGCTGCCAACCTCTCCTCCTACTACTTGATGATCGAGGACGACGTGTGGAGTGCCAGGTCCTTCCTGACGGCCATCCGCAGGGCACTGGCTTCCCAGGAGAGCTCAAACTGGGCCACCCTCGAGTTCTCCAAGCTGGGCTACATCGGAAAGCTCTACCGCTCCAGTGACCTTCCTCGCCTGGctcacttcctcctcctcttctacCAGGAAATGCCCTGTGACTGGCTGCTGGTTCACTTTCGCCAACTGCTCGCCCAGAAGGACGTGATTCGCTTCAAGCCATCCCTCTTCCAGCACATGGGCCTCTACTCCTCCTTCCAGGGCACCGTCAACCGGCTGGAGGACGAGGATTTCCAGGCCGATGCCTTGGACCTCCCGGACAACCCGCCAGCATCCCTGTATACCAGCATGTCTATCTTTGAGAACTATGAGCCCCTCAAGGCCTACAGCTCGGCACAGGGGTACTTTTGGGGCAAAGACCCAGCAGCTGGCAGTACCTTTTCCATCGTGTTCCAGCAGCCGGCCCGAGTGAGCCGTGTCCGGGTGCGCACGGGCTCCAAGGAGCGCCCGGGCGATTTCCTGCgtgcagggctgctggagctgggccagcgCCGGGACCgcagccagcactgctccttCTACATCCCCGTGGGTTCCTTTGAGAAGGGGATGCTGGAGCAGCGGGGCCTGGAGAGGGTCCTGCCCGGGCCCGTGGAGTGTGTGAGGATCCGGGTGACCCAGGACCAGAGCGAGTGGCTCATCATCCAGAGCATCGACATCTGGACCACAGCAGGCACTTGA
- the LOC125337760 gene encoding alpha-1,6-mannosyl-glycoprotein 4-beta-N-acetylglucosaminyltransferase-like isoform X3, translated as MILQLLQPEGAQRILRDTAKLSALHNVSYQLLAGSPAPRKRFLAVGLASVQRPRGFYLLATLQSLFSQSTEEELQEMVVVVHLADTDPSWNVRVATTIAQKFTRHILLGQLLLIHAPLEFYPTLEGLKRNFNDAEERVRFRSKQNVDYAFLLAFAANLSSYYLMIEDDVWSARSFLTAIRRALASQESSNWATLEFSKLGYIGKLYRSSDLPRLAHFLLLFYQEMPCDWLLVHFRQLLAQKDVIRFKPSLFQHMGLYSSFQGTVNRLEDEDFQADALDLPDNPPASLYTSMSIFENYEPLKAYSSAQGYFWGKDPAAGSTFSIVFQQPARVSRVRVRTGSKERPGDFLRAGLLELGQRRDRSQHCSFYIPVGSFEKGMLEQRGLERVLPGPVECVRIRVTQDQSEWLIIQSIDIWTTAGT; from the exons AtgatcctgcagctgctgcagccggAGGGAGCCCAGCGCATCCTCAGGGACACAGCCAAGCTCTCTGCACTCCACAACGTCTCCTACCAGCTCCTCGCTGGCTCCCCAGCTCCCCGAAAAA GATTCCTGGCAGTGGGACTGGCATCCGTGCAGAGGCCGCGTGGTTTCTACCTCCTGGCCACGCTCCAGTCCCTCTTCAGCCAGTCCacagaggaggagctgcaggagatggtggtggtggtgcacCTGGCCGACACCGATCCCAGCTGGAACGTGCGCGTTGCCACCACCATTGCCCAGAAGTTCACTCGCCACATCCTCCTGGGCCAGCTCCTGCTCATTCACGCTCCCCTTGAGTTCTACCCCACCCTGGAAGGCCTCAAGAGGAACTTCAATGACGCGGAGGAGCGGGTGAGGTTCCGCTCCAAGCAGAACGTGGACTACGCCTTCCTGCTCGCCTTTGCTGCCAACCTCTCCTCCTACTACTTGATGATCGAGGACGACGTGTGGAGTGCCAGGTCCTTCCTGACGGCCATCCGCAGGGCACTGGCTTCCCAGGAGAGCTCAAACTGGGCCACCCTCGAGTTCTCCAAGCTGGGCTACATCGGAAAGCTCTACCGCTCCAGTGACCTTCCTCGCCTGGctcacttcctcctcctcttctacCAGGAAATGCCCTGTGACTGGCTGCTGGTTCACTTTCGCCAACTGCTCGCCCAGAAGGACGTGATTCGCTTCAAGCCATCCCTCTTCCAGCACATGGGCCTCTACTCCTCCTTCCAGGGCACCGTCAACCGGCTGGAGGACGAGGATTTCCAGGCCGATGCCTTGGACCTCCCGGACAACCCGCCAGCATCCCTGTATACCAGCATGTCTATCTTTGAGAACTATGAGCCCCTCAAGGCCTACAGCTCGGCACAGGGGTACTTTTGGGGCAAAGACCCAGCAGCTGGCAGTACCTTTTCCATCGTGTTCCAGCAGCCGGCCCGAGTGAGCCGTGTCCGGGTGCGCACGGGCTCCAAGGAGCGCCCGGGCGATTTCCTGCgtgcagggctgctggagctgggccagcgCCGGGACCgcagccagcactgctccttCTACATCCCCGTGGGTTCCTTTGAGAAGGGGATGCTGGAGCAGCGGGGCCTGGAGAGGGTCCTGCCCGGGCCCGTGGAGTGTGTGAGGATCCGGGTGACCCAGGACCAGAGCGAGTGGCTCATCATCCAGAGCATCGACATCTGGACCACAGCAGGCACTTGA
- the TMEM9 gene encoding proton-transporting V-type ATPase complex assembly regulator TMEM9, with translation MFAQSSRNSASPVLLLVLLGCVLCPPAQASKSSEDIRCKCICPPYRNISGHIYNKNVSQKDCNCLHVVEPMPVPGNDVEAYCLLCECKYEERSTTTIKVIIIIYLSVVGALLLYMAFLVLVDPLIRKPDPYTQPLHNEEDSEDTRSLAAVPTPAGARANTVLERVEGAQQRWKRQVQEQRKTVFDRHKMLS, from the exons ATGTTTGCCCAGAGCTCCCGGAACTCTGCGAGccccgtgctgctgctggtgctgctgggctgtgtcctgTGTCCCCCAGCACAGGCCAGCAAG agctccGAGGACATTCGCTGCAAGTGCATCTGCCCCCCGTACCGCAACATCAGCGGGCACATCTACAACAAGAATGTGTCCCAGAAGGACTG CAACTGCCTGCACGTGGTGGagcccatgccagtgcctgggaaTGATGTGGAGGCCTATTGCCTGCTCTGCGAGTGCAAGTACGAGGAGCgcagcaccaccaccatcaaG GTGATCATCATCATCTACCTGTCAGTGGTGGGGGCCCTGCTGCTGTACATGGCGTTCCTGGTGCTCGTGGACCCCCTGATCCGCAAGCCAGACCCCTACACCCAGCCCCTGCACAATGAGGAGGACAGCGAG GACACTCGCTCCCTGGCCGCAGTGCCCACCCCGGCTGGCGCCAGGGCCAACACGGTGCTGGAGCGGGTGGAGGGGGCGCAGCAGCGCTGGAAGCGGCaggtgcaggagcagaggaagacggTGTTCGACCGACACAAGATGCTGAGCTAg